The proteins below come from a single Bacillota bacterium genomic window:
- a CDS encoding DUF5658 family protein, producing MRDLTWMVTLRLERTHPGKLKRDKLMDNSLKLLVFLNIADIFLTKYLTDQGAIELNPIMEYLLAVNFWLALIFKLAIVGLVVLAIVELRKYSKGINFIVTGANLFFALLVIYQVIGVFVLF from the coding sequence ATGCGGGATTTAACTTGGATGGTTACGCTACGTTTAGAGCGAACCCATCCCGGGAAACTTAAGCGTGATAAGCTCATGGATAACTCGTTGAAACTCTTAGTCTTTCTTAATATCGCTGATATATTTCTTACCAAGTACTTGACTGATCAGGGTGCTATAGAGCTTAACCCGATCATGGAGTATCTCCTGGCGGTTAATTTCTGGTTAGCACTTATCTTTAAGCTAGCTATCGTCGGTTTGGTTGTTCTTGCCATAGTGGAGCTAAGAAAGTACTCAAAGGGGATAAACTTCATAGTTACAGGTGCCAACTTATTTTTTGCTCTATTGGTTATTTATCAGGTAATAGGGGTATTTGTACTTTTTTAA
- a CDS encoding peptidoglycan-binding protein, protein MRVFSKGDRGDEIVDIQLKLSTLGYKLGPNGADGCFTELTEESIKQFQASRGLSVTGIVDEETWRSLVEATYKLGDRFLYLRSPFFRGDDVRELQLSLNTLGFNTGKVDGIYGETTERAVREFQRNYGLPSDGIFGPSTFTAIRNLRHLLENKASAIFPDPHRHQPSAISVFRNRKIAVGLVMEDVEEAGLVEEEEVWVSRDLGLRLGNLLELLGANVTYIEGADLIVGNGEVDIYVGLRLNYGASSESRGSIVIYNNSPGNVGVQSQTLAEMINEELARSLGSHNLGIRPSDLMLKAGVNAPAVLIKPLFITNPNERALLSEDVFRQKIAVAVFDGIKSYLKLYQNFTSATEQKDG, encoded by the coding sequence GTGCGGGTTTTTTCTAAAGGAGACCGGGGAGACGAAATCGTTGATATACAGCTAAAACTATCGACGCTTGGGTATAAACTTGGACCCAACGGTGCCGATGGCTGCTTCACGGAGTTGACAGAGGAATCGATAAAGCAGTTTCAGGCAAGTAGGGGTCTTTCGGTGACCGGAATAGTCGATGAGGAAACTTGGAGGTCTCTTGTTGAAGCTACATATAAGCTAGGAGACCGGTTTCTTTATTTGAGGTCGCCCTTTTTTAGAGGCGATGACGTGCGCGAGCTACAGCTATCTTTAAATACACTGGGTTTTAATACCGGCAAGGTAGACGGCATCTATGGTGAGACTACCGAGCGGGCTGTAAGGGAATTCCAGCGAAACTACGGCCTACCTAGCGACGGGATTTTTGGACCATCAACATTTACCGCAATACGAAACCTGCGCCATCTTCTAGAAAACAAGGCAAGCGCAATATTTCCCGATCCGCATCGGCATCAACCTTCGGCTATCTCAGTCTTCAGAAACCGGAAAATCGCCGTCGGTCTCGTGATGGAAGATGTTGAAGAAGCGGGTCTGGTGGAAGAAGAGGAGGTCTGGGTTAGTCGAGACCTCGGCTTGCGGCTCGGCAATCTTCTGGAGCTGCTTGGGGCCAATGTTACGTATATTGAAGGAGCTGATTTAATAGTTGGCAACGGGGAAGTTGATATTTACGTTGGCCTTAGATTAAATTATGGGGCAAGCAGTGAGTCCCGCGGGAGTATTGTTATCTATAACAATAGTCCTGGTAACGTTGGTGTGCAAAGTCAGACGCTGGCTGAGATGATAAATGAAGAGCTTGCACGCTCGTTAGGATCGCATAATCTTGGCATAAGACCTTCAGATCTTATGTTGAAGGCGGGCGTTAATGCACCGGCCGTTCTCATAAAACCTCTATTTATTACAAATCCCAACGAAAGAGCGCTGCTAAGCGAGGACGTGTTTAGGCAGAAAATCGCAGTTGCAGTATTTGATGGCATAAAGAGCTATCTTAAACTCTACCAGAATTTTACCTCTGCCACAGAGCAGAAGGACGGTTAA